CCATGGTCTTTCTCCTCTCGCTTACCCAGTCGACATTCGCTGCTACTGGCCTCGATGCAGTAGTGCACCTTTCGGAAGAAACTAAGAATCCTAAGAAGACCATCCCGCTGGTCCTGTCCCTCTCTGTGGCGATATCCACCGCCATGTCGTTCGGGTTTGGCGTCTTTCTGCTGTACTCGATGGGGAGATTCGACAAGCTGGTCAACACTACCCTCGGAGCAGTGTACTTGCAGCTCTACGTCAATGCAATAGGCCTCAAAGCCGGACTGGCCGTGGCGACGACAATCATGGTGCTGCTTGCTATCTTTGTGGCGTCGCAGGTGATGACGGCCTCATCGCGTCTCATTTGGGCCATGGCGCGGCAGCAAGGCGTGCCCTTCTCGGCGTACTTCGCACATGTAGAACCCAAGATTGACGTCCCTCTTCGTGCCTTGGTCGCCTCGTTCGTGGCCACATTACTACTAGGGCTCCTCTATTTGGCCGGTGATTTGGCGTGGAATGCTATCGCGTCCAGTGTCACAGTCTCATATCAGCTCGTCTTCATTGCACCCATTGTGGTTTTGCTCTGTCGCGGCCGGTCGATTCTGCCCGACCGCTATTTTGATATTGGCAAGGTGTCGTGGATTGGGTACTCGCTCAATATCTTCGCAGTAGCTTGGGGAATTTTCATCAGTGTTATCTCGCTGTTTCCGATCTATCTGCCAGTTACTGGAGATACCATGAATTATTCCATTATCGTGTTTGGTATCTGGGGGCTCGTGGTTGGTGTCTATTGGGTGGTTAGTGGTTCTGGTCAGTTCATCTTTGATGTTATTGATGCAACAGCTGTCTAAGTTAGCGACGCTGTAAGCACGCACCTCAGTTTTAATTGATAAACATAATAAAAGTCACGTTCGGGCATTCGTCAACCTTGGTCTCTTACTATCGGCAATGCGTGAGGAGATGTTGAGGTGTAAAAATTCAGCGTTATTTTCAATTTGTTTTTTTGGATCACTAGGTATGCTCAATGCCCCAGAGATCGAGCACATGAGTACGCCTTTTTGGGAGGGGAGGGTTGTGATATTATGTCGGCCACCACTCTTGACACCATTACAATAGGATCTAGAGTGAGCGGTAATACGTTAATCCGTGCCGCGCGGCCTCATGCATTCAGTCGTGCCAAGGCCTGCAGTTCAGGTCCAACTCTCCCATCTCCAAATGAGCAAGAGATTACGCCCGCCCCCTGGATCCAGGTCTGGGTCCAGATCCTTAAAGCAGCGCACTGGCTGCGAGCAATGCAAACGCCGAAAAGTCAAGTGCGACGAGCAGCAGCCCTCTTGCTCTCGATGCGTTGCCCGCGGTGAGGTTTGCACGGGGAACTTCCACTTTGACACTTGGCAAATCGAAAGGCCTTGGATCACAGCGTCCAACTCTTCAACTCCTGGGCCGGCCCTCGAAGATGACACGCTCCGATATTGGTACGACACGGCCTGCctcgtcatggccatgttcCCGCCGCCCGCAAATCCACTGTCGTATCCCCTGGCAAGATATTTACAGCGGTCAAGAGCTCTCCGCCACGCGATTCAGAGCGTGTCCAGTGCTCATCGCAATGGTTTTTCCTTGAATGGCCTTGGCTACGCGTTGAATGAGAGGAACTTGGCTATTGTGTCTCTTCAGGGAGAGATCACCCGAATACAATCAGCCAGTTCTAATCGACAGACTCTACTGcggaccttgaccttgtcatcCCTCATTCTTTGCGTTTCATCCAGTTGGTTGGACCGTTCAGGTCGGGACTATGGCAGTGAGTTCCTGATGGGCGTTCGCAGGGTAATGCCCCTCATCTTGGACAAGGAGCCTACAGACGCTTTTGCATTTTACATCCTCGGATTGTTCTTATATTGCGAGTGCTTTTCGTCCTACTTGGCTCCCGCCTTACAACAGCCGCCGACCGACGAGGCTGTTTTACGCGCCGCCGGGCGAGCACCCTTCAGCACCACAGTCCATCCCGTCACCGGAGTCGCTACAACGCTGTGTCCCATCCTCACCGAGATCGGATACTACTACCGTCGGGTAGTTGAGGGACAAGGCCACTCGTCTGATCATGAACGGCACTTGAGGCGACGACTCTTGGACTGGGAACCCCCAACGGGAAGCCCTGATGAACCCCGGCTCCTTCAACTTGCGGAAGGCTACAGGGACATCGGCGACATCATGTTGTATCAGGCCCAGCGCATCTCTACTCCGATCGACCCCGTGGACGCTTCGATCCTCATGGAGAAGGTACTTGGCATTATGGAGACGATAAAAAATCTCCCACAAAATGACACCGTTATTAACTGGATGGGCCCGCTATTGCTCATTGCAGGGTCGGAACTCCCTGCAGCTTTCACGCAGCAGCGACTTCTAGTGAAGCGCTCGGGTTCACATTTGGTATCTGTCTCACGCATTCCGGTCTATGCAACGAGTGCAGGTCTCATTGAACAGGTTTGGTCGCTTCGCGATCAGGGTCAACAGGTCTCCTGGCTTGAGGTGATGGTTGGGCGCGGTCTTGCGCTTGGGTTAGGGTGACATACCATGCAGTACGTGTAGGTACATACGGCAGGTAGGTACTATAGAGTACTCAGCAAAATAGCAACGAGGTGCGTGTATTAATTGACCATGTATAGATATCTATCTCAGCGAGTCCTCTTGCTCCTCCGAACCCTGGGACCAGGGCGGCCCCCGTCAAATCACGAGATCCGCCTCCAATGCTTCAATTCTTCGCTGGCGTCTTCAGTCGCTGCACCAGCGTCGGCTCAGGGTCGTGCTCTTCGTCCTCCATATATGTCCACTCAATCCCAACCTTGAAATTTCGGAGGTCGTCATAGTGACGACCGACAAGGTAGGGCAAGTAGGCATCGGTGACGCCCAGGTTGTA
This is a stretch of genomic DNA from Fusarium keratoplasticum isolate Fu6.1 chromosome 15, whole genome shotgun sequence. It encodes these proteins:
- a CDS encoding Zn(2)-C6 fungal-type domain-containing protein, producing MPLILDKEPTDAFAFYILGLFLYCECFSSYLAPALQQPPTDEAVLRAAGRAPFSTTVHPVTGVATTLCPILTEIGYYYRRVVEGQGHSSDHERHLRRRLLDWEPPTGSPDEPRLLQLAEGYRDIGDIMLYQAQRISTPIDPVDASILMEKGRNSLQLSRSSDF